Sequence from the Streptomyces peucetius genome:
CAGGGTGAAGGCCGGGCCCCCTGTGCGTCGGGGCCCGGCCTTCACGTCCCGGGGGTCAGACCGGCCAGTAGCTGCGCGCCCACGCCCGTGGTCCCGGCAGCGGCCTGCTGCTGCGCGCGATGCGTGCCGGGTCCGACCAGCCCTCGGGCGGCCTGGGGCCGTCGGCCGCGCCGCCTTCGATCGCCGCGGCGCGGGCCTGGACCACCGCCAGGGCGGCGGCCAGCTCCTCGGGGGTCGGGTTGCCTCGTACGACCTTGATCATCGTCTCGTCCCTTCCTCGGGCCTCGGGGCCCCTACAGGGGAATGTTCCCGTGCTTCTTCGGGGGCAGACTCTCCCGCTTGGTGCGCAGCTGGCGCAGGCCCTTCACGAGCTGGGCCCGGGTCTCCGACGGCATGATCACCGCGTCGATGTAGCCGCGTTCGGCCGCCGTGTACGGGTTGAGCAGGGCGTCCTCGTACTCCTGGATCAGCCGCGCCCGGGTCGCCTCCTGGTCCTCCGGCGCCTCGGCCGCGATGGTGCGGCGGTGCAGGATGTTCACCGCGCCCTGCGCGCCCATGACCGCGATCTGCGCGGTCGGCCAGGCCAGGTTGAGGTCGGCGCCGAGGTGCTTGGAGCCCATGACGTCGTACGCGCCACCGAACGCCTTGCGGGTGATGACGGTGATCAGCGGGACGGTGGCCTCGGCGTACGCGTAGATCAGCTTGGCGCCGCGGCGGATGATGCCGCCGTACTCCTGGTCCACGCCCGGCAGGAAGCCGGGCACGTCCACGAAGGTCAGCACCGGGACGTTGAAGGCGTCACAGGTGCGCACGAAGCGCGCGGCCTTCTCGGAGGCGTTGATGTCCAGGCAGCCGGCGAACTGCATCGGCTGGTTGGCGACGATGCCGACCGGGTAGCCCTCGACCCGGCCGAAGCCGGTGACGATGTTCGGGGCGAACATCGCCTGCGTCTCCAGGAACTCGCCGTCGTCGAGGACGTGCTCGATGACGGTGCGGATGTCGTACGGCTGGTTCGCCGAGTCCGGGATGAGGGTGTCCAGTTCGCGGTCCTCGTCGCTGACCGCGGTGTCCGCCTCCTCGGGGAAGGACGGCGGCTCGGAGAGGTTGTTGGACGGCAGGTACGACAGCAGGGACTTGACGTACTCGATGGCGTCCTTCTCGTCGCCCGACATGTGGTGCGCGACACCGGACGTGGTGTTGTGCGTCCGGGCGCCGCCCAGTTCCTCGAAGCCGACGTCCTCGCCGGTGACGGTCTTGATGACGTCGGGGCCGGTGATGAACATGTGCGAGGTCTGGTCGACCATCACCGTGAAGTCGGTGATCGCGGGGGAGTACACCGCACCGCCCGCGCACGGGCCGACGACCAGCGAGATCTGCGGGATGACGCCGGAGGCGTGGGTGTTGCGGCGGAAGATCTCGCCGTACATGCCGAGCGCGCTGACGCCCTCCTGGATGCGGGCGCCGCCGGAGTCGTTGATGCCGATTACCGGGCAGCCGGTCTTCAGGGCGAAGTCCATCACCTTGATGATCTTCTGTCCGAACACCTCGCCGAGAGCACCGCCGAAGACGGTGAAGTCCTGCGAGAAGACGGCGACGGGGCGGCCGTCGACCGTGCCGTAACCCGTGACGACACCGTCGCCGTAGGGACGGGTCTTCTCAAGGCCGAAGTTGGTCGAACGGTGCCGGGCGAACTCGTCGAGCTCCACGAACGAGTCCTCGTCCAGGAGCAGCTCGATCCGCTCGCGAGCCGTCAACTTGCCTTTCGCATGCTGCTTTTCCACCGCACGAGCGGAACCGGCGTGCGTCGCCTCGTCGATACGGCGCTGAAGATCCGCGATCTTTCCCGCGGTGGTGTGGCTGCTCGGATTCTGCGAGAGGGCGTTTTCCGGCTCGGACATCGGGATGCGGCTCCCTGGCTGGTCACGGGGACGACTGACGGGGACGTACTCAAGGGGGACGGTTAACGATCGGTTGCTACTGGCTCGTAGCGTATCGGCGCGGATACGGTTCGGCAGTGCGGCGTTGGACACACCTACGCTGGCTTGCATGACGCCTCCGAATGCGCCCGAGAGCCGCTGGTCCGACCTCGACCGGCCTCCTCTGAACGTCGCCGCCCTGCGCCGCGGCGTCGTCGTACCCGGAGGCCTGTGGACCTCCCTGGACGTGGTGGCGGCCACCGGCTCCACCAACTCCGACCTGGCGGCACGGGCGGCGGCCCTGCCCGAGGGCGCCGTGCTGATCGCCGAGGAGCAGACCGCGGGGCGGGGCCGGCTGGAACGCGCCTGGACCGCGCCCGCCCGCTCCGGCCTCTTCTTCTCGGTCCTCCTGCGGCCCGGCACGGACGTGCCCGTCACCCGCTGGGGCTGGCTGCCGCTGCTCGCCGGCGTCGCCGCCGCGAGCGGACTCGCACGGGCCGCGGGCGTCGACATGTCCCTCAAATGGCCCAACGACCTGCTGGTCACCGTGGACGGCGAGGAACGCAAGACCGGAGGCATCCTCCTGGAACGCGCCGGGGACGACGCCGTGGTGCTCGGCATCGGCATCAACGTGTCGCTGCGCGCCGACGAGCTCCCCGTGCCGGGTGCGGGGTCGATCGGGCTGGCGAACGCCGTCTCCACGGACCGCGACCCGCTGCTGCGGGCCGTGCTGCGCTCCCTCGAGAAGTGGTACACCGCGTGGCGCACCGCCGTCGGCGACCCGGCCGCCTGCGGGCTCCAGGAGGCGTACGCGGCGGGCTGCGCCACCCTGGGCCGCCGAGTGCGTGCGGAGCTGCCCGGCGGCACGGCCGTGACCGGAGAGGCGGTCGCCCTGGACGGCGACGGCAGGCTGGTGCTGGCCACCGACGACGGCACGCGCCGGCCCGTGAGCGCGGGCGACATCGTGCACCTGCGGCCGGCGGTCTGACGGAGACCGGGTGCCCGCGGACCGAACCGGCTCGGCCGCGGGGACGTGAGCTGGGGCACACCTGCCGTATCGTTGAGGCGATCGCGCGACAGATCGGCAGGGCATTGCGCAGGGAACGGGCAGGAGGCGGCTGGTGACCGTCGACGACACCACTTCCGGCGCGGGCGCGCAGCCGCCGTCGGACGGCTCCTCCGGCGCGTCCGCCTCCTCCGGCGCGTCCGCCTCCTCCGGCGCGTCCGCCTCCTCCTCGGGGTCCTCGGGCTCCTCGGGGTCCTCAGGGTCCTCAGGGTCCTCAGGGTCGGTGCACCCGACGCCCCACCACGAGGTCGACCACACGGCGGAGCCGTCCGACGATCCGCTGGCCATCCGGCTGGAACAGCTGATCCTCGGCGCCGAGCGGCGTTACACCGCCTTCCAGGCCGCCCGTACCGCCGGCGTCTCCATGGAGCTCGCCGCCCGTTTCTGGCGGGCCATGGGCTTCGCCGACATCGGACAGGCGAAGGCCCTCACCGAGGCGGACGTGCTCGCCCTGCGGCGGCTCGCCGGCCTGGTCGAGGCGGGCCTGCTCAGCGAACCGATGGCGGTCCAGGTCGCCCGCTCGACCGGGCAGACCACCGCCAGGCTCGCCGACTGGCAGATCGACTCCTTCCTCGAGGGACTGACCGAGCCACCCGAGCCCGGCATGACCCGCACCGAGGTCACCTACCCGCTGGTCGAGCTGCTGCTGCCGGAGCTCGAGGAGTTCCTCGTCTATGTGTGGCGGCGGCAGCTGGCGGCGGCGACCGGCCGGGTCGTCCAGGCCGCGGACGACGAGGAGATGGTCGACCGCCGCCTCGCCGTCGGCTTCGCCGACCTCGTCGGCTTCACCCGGCTGACCCGCCGGCTGGAGGAGGAGGAGCTGGGCGAGCTCGTCGAGGCGTTCGAGACCACCTGCGCGGACCTGGTCGCCGCACACAGCGGCCGGCTGATCAAGACCCTCGGCGACGAGGTCTTGTACGCGGCGGACGACGCCGGTACGGCGGCGGAGATCGCGCTCCGGCTCATCGAGACGATGACCGACGACGAGTCGATGCCGGCCCTGCGGGTGGGCATCGCCTTCGGGACGGTCACGACGCGGATGGGCGACGTCTTCGGTACGACGGTCAACCTGGCGAGCCGGCTGACGTCGATAGCGCCGAAGGACGCGCTGCTGGTGGACGGGGCGTTCGCGGAGGAACTGATCCGCACGGGCGACGCACCGGCCTCCGAGGCGGAGGCGGCGGAGGAAGCGGTCAAGGCGGAGAAGGAGGGGCGCGAGGTGCCGACGTACCGCTTCGCGCTCCAGCCGATGTGGCAGCGGCCGGTGCGGGGGCTCGGCGTCGTGGAGCCCTGGCTCCTGACCCGCCGCCCCTCCTGACTCAACCCGCACCGCCTTCGTCACCGGCGCCTCAATCGCCGGCGGGGCTGGGGCGTGCCGGTCTTGTCGGGGCTCCGCCTCCGAGCCCGGCGCCTCGATCGCCGGCGGGGCTGGACTTGCCGGTCTTGTCGGGGCTCCGCCTCCGAGCCCGGCGCCTCGATCGCCGGCGGGGCTGGGGCGTGCCGGTCTTGTCGGGGCTCCGCCTCCGAGCCCGGCGCCTCAAACCCGGCGGGGCTGGGGCGTGCCGGTCTTGTCGGGGCTCCGCCTCCGAGCCCGGCGCCTCGATCGGCGGCGGGGCTGGGGCGTGCCGGTCTTGTCGGGGCTCCGGCCCCGAGCCCGGCGCCTCAATCGGCGGCGGGGCTGGGGCGTGCCGGTCTTGTCGGAGCTCCGCCCCGAACCCCGCGCCTCAAACCCGGCGGGGCTGGAAAGCAGCCCGGCTTGGGGCACTCCCCCCCTGCGGCCGGCGGCGTGGGAGGTGTCCCCACCCACGGCCGCCAGGCCGTAGGAGGGCGTTGAGGCCACCGCGCGAAGCGCGGTACCGGGGCCCGCAGGGCGGTACCGGGCGCGGGGCGGAGCCCCGGAGGGGGTCCGGGGGCGGAGGCCCCAGGGCCCCCGCGCCCACCCCCCTCCCCATGGCCCCGCATATGATCCGGTGAGCCATCGTTAACCGTCGTTAACCGGGAGGGTGCCCCATGTCGGAGTCCGAGCAGCGGTTCGGGGAGTTCGTCGCCGTCCGCAAGCACGAACACGGCCACGTCGCCGAGCTCGTCCTGGACCGCCCCAAGGCCATGAACGCCGTCTCCACGGAGATGGCACGCTCCATCCGGGCCGCCTGCGACGCGCTCGCGGCGGACCGCGAGGTGCGCGTGGGTGTGGTCAGTTCCACCAGTGAGCGCGCCTTCTGCGTCGGCGCCGACCTGAAGGAGCGCAACTCCTTCTCGGACGCCGACCTGTCGCGGCAGCGGCCGACCACCCGCGGCGCGTACACCGGTGTGCTGGAGCTGCCGATGCCGACCGTCGCGGCCGTGCACGGGTTCGCGCTCGGCGGGGGCTTCGAGCTGGCGCTGTCGTGTGACGTGATCGTCGCCGACGCCACCGCGGTCGTCGGTCTGCCCGAGGTGTCCGTCGGGGTCATCCCCGGCGGTGGCGGCACGCAGCTGCTGCCGCGCAGGGTCGGGGCCGCCCGCGCCGCGGAGCTCGTGTTCACGGCGCGGCGCGTGGAGGCCGCCGAGGCAAGGGAGTTGGGCCTGGTCGACGTCCTCGCGGAGGACGCCCGTACCGAGGCGCTCGCCCTCGCCGCCCGGATGGCCGCGAATTCGCCGGTGGGGCTGCGCAACGCGAAGAAGGCCATGCGCCTCGGGCACGGGCTCGACCTGAGGGCCGGTCTCGAGGTCGAGGACGCCGCGTGGCGGGCGACGGCGTTCTCCGGGGACCGCGCGGAGGGCGTCGCCGCGTTCAACGAGAAGCGGAAGCCGCAGTGGCCCGGCGAGTGAGCAGGCGAGTGGGCAGCGGAGCGAGCGGGATCGTGCGGCGGGTGGCCCAGGTCCGCGACCCGGGCCCCCACAACTGATCAAATCGGTCGAAACCTCCCTAAGCTGGGTGGATGGCTGTGGATGGGCGGTTGCGAGCCGTGGTGGCGCTGGCGCAGGCGATGGCCGCGGCCCAGACGCCGCGTGAGTCCTGGCGGGCGGCGGCGCTCGGTGCCTGCGGCGCGCTCGCCGGGTCGTTCGCGGCGCTGTCCGTGTGGGAACGGGAGCGCGGGCGGCTGCGGGTGCTGGTGAACGCGGGTGAACGCGCGTCGGACGAAGAGGAGTTCCCCGACTCCGAGGCGTACCCGGTGAACCGTTTTCCCGAGATCACCGAGTTCCTTCACGAGCGCTGGGCCGGTGGCGGTGAACCGGAGGCGTGGGTGGAGACGGCGGCGGGGCCGGCGACCTCCGGGCACGGCTACTGCCACCAGAGGGTCGCCGCGCTGCGCCGACGTGGCCGGGGCTGCTGTGTCGTCGCGCCGATCGTGCTGCATGGCAGGGCGTGGGGAGAGCTGTACGTGGCCCGGCCGGAGTCGGCCGCGGTGTTCGACCGGGACGACGCCGACTTCGCGACCGTCCTGGCGTCCGTCGTGGCGGCCGGTATCGCCCAGACCGAGCGGCTCGAGGAGGTCCGTAAGCTCGCGTTCACCGACCCCCTCACCGGCCTCGCCAACCGCCGTGCGGTGGACACGCGGCTCGACGAGGCACTGGAGCGGCACCGGTCGGACGGCGCGGTCGTCAGCCTGGTGGTGTGCGACGTCAACGGGCTCAAGCGGGTGAACGACACCCAGGGCCACGCCGTCGGCGACCGGCTGCTGGAACGGTTCGGCTCGGTCCTGTCGCTCTGTGGGGCGATGCTGCCGGGTGCGCTGGCGGCCCGGCTCGGCGGTGACGAGTTCTGCCTGGTCACGGTGGGGCCGTCGGCCGACGAGGTGGTCGAGGTCGCAGGCCAACTGTGCATCCGGGCGAAGGACTTGGAGCTGGGCGAGGGCGTCGCCTGCGGGGTCGCGTCGACGGGCGACCCGATCGGCGAGGTGCGCTCGGCCCGGCGGCTCTTCCGGCTGGCGGACGCGGCCCAGTACCGGGCCAAGGCGGCGCGCTCCCCGATGCCGGTGGTGGCCGGCCGGGACGGCACGGTGATGCGGCTCGCGGACTCGCCGCCGCGTTCCGCGCAGGACCGACGCCGCTTCCGGGACGCCCGCCCGGAGGAGTCGGAGGAGGAGCCCTGGAGCGAGCCGTGAGCTCCGGCGATGAAGCGCCGCAGGGCCGTCGGCGGGGACGGTGACGGGTGGCAACACGAGTACCGGCCGGTAAGGGGTCAACATGTCCGCCGGTGGTGACAGGTTTGGATTCAGTCCGTACGCTGCTGAATATGGATATGCAAACAGTCGTGGTGGGGACGTCCGGTACCACCGCCGATGACGTCATCGCCGTGGCCCGTCACGGCGCCCGTGTCGAGCTCTCCGGCGAGGCCCTCGCCGCCCTTGCCGAGGCCCGTTCGATCGTGGACGCGCTGGCCGCCAAGCCCGAGCCCGTCTACGGCGTCTCCACCGGATTCGGCGCCCTCGCCACCCGCCACATCAGCCCCGAGCTCCGTGCCCAGCTGCAGCGCAACATCGTGCGCTCGCACGCCGCCGGCATGGGGCCGCGCGTCGAGCGCGAGGTGGTCCGCGCACTGATGTTCCTCCGTCTGAAGACCGTCTGCTCCGGCCGTACCGGCGTACGCCCCGAGGTCGCGCAGACCATGGCCGACGTGCTGAACGCGGGCATCACGCCCGTCGTCCACGAGTACGGCTCCCTCGGCTGCTCGGGCGACCTCGCCCCGCTCTCCCACTGCGCACTCGCGCTCATGGGCGAGGGCGACGCCGAGGGCCCCGACGGCACGGTCCGGCCCGCGGACGAGCTGCTCGCGGAGCACGGCATCGCTCCCGTCGAACTGCGCGAGAAGGAGGGCCTTGCCCTCCTCAACGGCACCGACGGCATGCTCGGCATGCTCGTCATGGCGCTCGCCGACCTCGACCGCCTCTACAAGTCGGCCGACATCACCGCCGCCCTGACGCTGGAGGCCCTGCTCGGCACCGAGAAGGTCCTCGCGCCGGAACTGCACGCCATTCGCCCCCACCCCGGCCAGGGGGCCTCCGCGGCGAACATGCTCGCCGTCCTGAAGGGCTCCGGCCTCACCGGTCACTTCCAGGAGGAAGAGGCACCTCGCGTCCAGGACGCCTACTCGGTGCGCTGCGCCCCGCAGGTCGCGGGCGCCGGCCGCGACACCATGGCCCATGCCCGCCTCGTCGCGGACCGCGAACTCGCCTCCGCCGTCGACAACCCGGTCGTTCTGCCCGACGGCCGCGTGGAGTCCAACGGCAACTTCCACGGCGCGCCCGTCGCGTACGTACTGGACTTCCTCGCCATCGCCGCCGCCGACCTCGGCTCCATCGCCGAGCGCCGCACCGACCGGCTCCTCGACAAGAACCGCAGCCACGGCCTGCCGCCGTTCCTCGCCGACGACGCGGGCGTCGACTCCGGCCTGATGATCGCCCAGTACACGCAGGCCGCCCTGGTCAGCGAGCTGAAGCGGCTGGCCGTCCCGGCGTCCGCCGACTCCATCCCTTCCTCCGCCATGCAGGAGGACCATGTCTCCATGGGCTGGTCGGCCGCCCGGAAGCTGCGCACCGCCGTCGGCAACCTGGGAAGGATCATCGCCGTCGAGCTGTACGCGGCGACCCGCGCCATCGAGCTGCGCCGCCATCTCACGCCGGCCCCGGCCTCGCAGGCCGCCATCGAGGCGCTGCGCGCGGCAGGCGTCCAGGGCCCCGGCCCGGACCGCTTCCTCGCGCCCGACCTGGAGGCGGCGGACGCGTTCGTACGGGAGGGACGGCTCGTCGCGGCCGTCGAGCCGGTGACCGGCCCGCTGGCCTGACACCCTTCCCGCAGCCGCAGCCGCAGCCGCAGCCGCAGCACGCAGGCCGCCCCCGCCGTCACGGCGGGGCGGCCTGCGTGCGTGGTGCCGGGAACCGTCAGACGGCGCCGGGTGCCTCCCTGCGCGTCGAAAGGGCGACGAAGCCCGCCCCGACGGCGAGGCACACCGAGCCGCCGATCACATACGGGGTGGTGTCCACGGTGCCCGTCTCCGCCAGCAGCAGTCGCTCCTGGCCGGCCTGCTGCGTCACCGAACCGGAGGACGCGGCTGCCGGCCGCTCCCCGGCAGGTCTCTCGGCAGTGGCGTTCGCCGAGGGAACGAACCACAGCCCGCACAGCAGCGTTCCTGCGGCAGTGGCGGTGATCAGCGGTCGACGTGCGACGGACACGGAATTCGGTCCCCCTTGAGGCATCTTGAGCCATCTCGGATCGGCCGGTGGGCGGATGCCTCGGCCGGTGGGCAGATGGTAGTGAACGCAGCGGGTCGTGGGAAAGCCGCGGGCCTCGAGTCATACCCTCCGTCGTATGACCAGCTCTGAGACATCACGTTATGTGCGGCTACGAGTGGAATTGGTGATCGAGGTCGACGACTCCGAGGCGCTGACCGGTGCGGCGCTCGAGCGGATCGCCGACGACGAATTCATGCCCGACGCAGAGCGGACCCATGCGCAGTCCGCGGTGAGCGAGGACGACGCGGAGGCCCTGGCCTACCTCGTGGACCCGTTCGACCTGGTCGGCGAGGTCCCCGGGATCGAGCTGGCCCAGGCGTCGTGGAGCAGCGAGGAGATCGAGTACGACCCGGACTCCGACGACTGGCAGCTGGACGCCGACGATGACGACGACATGGTCGCGGGTTACGAAAGCGGTCCCGACGGTTACCCGCTGCTGGACACCGACGGAAACGACGGGCAGCCGTAGCATGCGGATGTGCCGCAGATCGCACATATGGGGACGTGTGGCAGGCTTCGGGCCTCAGGTCGCCGGGCAGGCGAACCGAGGCCCGGTCCTTCCCGTGCCGTATTGCGGGGGCGACAATCGAAGGGCTGAAGCCGAACCGTGACCGTGAGCGGTGCAACCGGAGAGGCGGAAGCAGCGTCGATCAGTTCGGTGAGGAGCATCGGGCGGGCGTGGGGCCCGCGGGTGTGCTCGACGAGTGTTGTTGCCCACATCTTTTACCGATGTGGAACCGGATGACCTGAAGTGGGGTTGTCCGTAGTGGTTGAACAGGGGACTCGGCAGCGATGGAGAAGCGTGTGATGACGGACAGCAAGCGGCGCAGCGGCCTCAAGGTCGCATCTGCGGTGCTCGGGGGTGTGCTGGTCCTGTCGGCCTGCAACGGCGGGGAAGATGACAAGGACGCGGCCGCCGAGAACACCAGGACGTCACAGGCGCAGATCGACGAGGCGGCCGCCAAGGAAGTCTCCAAGGCCCGAATAGCGATCCTGCCGGAGAACGGCGCGACGAACGCGAGCATCAACAACGCTGCCAAGGTCACCGTGACGGACGGCACCCTGACCGAGGTCACCATGACGACCAAGGAGGGCACCCCGGTCGAGGGCACCCTCGCGGCCGACGGCAAGAGCTGGAAGCCCGACGGCCAGCTCGAGCGCTCCACCACGTACAAGATCTCCGCCACGGCGAAGGACTCCGCCGGCCTGGAGGCGCACGAGAACGCGTCGTTCACCACCGTCTCGCCCGCCAACAGCTTCATCGGCTACTTCACGCCGGAGGACGGTTCCACCGTCGGCGTCGGCATGCCCGTGTCGATCAAGTTCAACAAGGCGATCATGGACCGCAAGGCCGTCCAGTCCGCCATCACCGTCAGCTCCAGCAGCGGCCAGGAGGTCGTCGGCCACTGGTTCAACAGCCAGCGCCTGGACTTCCGCCCCGACCAGTACTGGGCCGAGGGCTCCACGGTCACGCTGAAGCTCGCCCTGGACGGCGTCGAGGGCGCCGAGGGCGTCTACGGCGTCCAGGAGAAGACCGTCACCTTCAAGGTCGGCCGCAACCAGGTCTCCACTGTCGACGCCGCCACCAAGACCATGACGGTCACCCAGGACGGCAAGACGATCAAGACCATCCCGATCTCCGCCGGCTCCCCGGAGAACCCGACCTACAACGGTCAGATGGTGATCTCCGAGAAGTTCAAGGAGACCCGGATGAACGGCGCGACGGTCGGCTTCACCGACGACGACGGCAAGGGCGAGTACGACATCAAGGACGTGCCGCACGCCATGCGGCTGTCCACGTCGGGCACGTTCATCCACGGCAACTACTGGGGCCCCGACTCCGTCTTCGGCAGCGCCAACACCAGCCACGGCTGTGTCGGCCTGAACGACGTCAAGGGCGCCGGCGACGCGAAGCAGCCCGCCGCCTGGTTCTACAACAACTCGCTCATCGGCGACGTCGTCATCGTCAAGAACTCCCAGGACACCACCATCAAGCCGGACAACGGCCTGAACGGCTGGAACATGGACTGGGCGCAGTGGAAGGCCGGCTCCGCCGTCTGACCCGCCCCCTGAGCACGTACGGTGGCGGCACCCGCGAAGGGTGCCGCCACCGCCCTTTCCCCGCCCGGTGCCACGGCGCAAATTCACGGCGGCCGTGCCCACCCGGGACGTAGCGTCCCCCGCATGACGATCACCAGCCTCCCCACGCCGCTCCCGGCGTCCGCCGTCGACGCCTGGCACACCGTGATCCACGCCGCGCACACCCACGACCTGCCCGCCCACGTGCCCCCGCCCGGCCGCGTGGAGACGGAGG
This genomic interval carries:
- a CDS encoding acyl-CoA carboxylase subunit epsilon → MIKVVRGNPTPEELAAALAVVQARAAAIEGGAADGPRPPEGWSDPARIARSSRPLPGPRAWARSYWPV
- a CDS encoding acyl-CoA carboxylase subunit beta; the encoded protein is MSEPENALSQNPSSHTTAGKIADLQRRIDEATHAGSARAVEKQHAKGKLTARERIELLLDEDSFVELDEFARHRSTNFGLEKTRPYGDGVVTGYGTVDGRPVAVFSQDFTVFGGALGEVFGQKIIKVMDFALKTGCPVIGINDSGGARIQEGVSALGMYGEIFRRNTHASGVIPQISLVVGPCAGGAVYSPAITDFTVMVDQTSHMFITGPDVIKTVTGEDVGFEELGGARTHNTTSGVAHHMSGDEKDAIEYVKSLLSYLPSNNLSEPPSFPEEADTAVSDEDRELDTLIPDSANQPYDIRTVIEHVLDDGEFLETQAMFAPNIVTGFGRVEGYPVGIVANQPMQFAGCLDINASEKAARFVRTCDAFNVPVLTFVDVPGFLPGVDQEYGGIIRRGAKLIYAYAEATVPLITVITRKAFGGAYDVMGSKHLGADLNLAWPTAQIAVMGAQGAVNILHRRTIAAEAPEDQEATRARLIQEYEDALLNPYTAAERGYIDAVIMPSETRAQLVKGLRQLRTKRESLPPKKHGNIPL
- a CDS encoding biotin--[acetyl-CoA-carboxylase] ligase, whose translation is MTPPNAPESRWSDLDRPPLNVAALRRGVVVPGGLWTSLDVVAATGSTNSDLAARAAALPEGAVLIAEEQTAGRGRLERAWTAPARSGLFFSVLLRPGTDVPVTRWGWLPLLAGVAAASGLARAAGVDMSLKWPNDLLVTVDGEERKTGGILLERAGDDAVVLGIGINVSLRADELPVPGAGSIGLANAVSTDRDPLLRAVLRSLEKWYTAWRTAVGDPAACGLQEAYAAGCATLGRRVRAELPGGTAVTGEAVALDGDGRLVLATDDGTRRPVSAGDIVHLRPAV
- a CDS encoding adenylate/guanylate cyclase domain-containing protein, translating into MHPTPHHEVDHTAEPSDDPLAIRLEQLILGAERRYTAFQAARTAGVSMELAARFWRAMGFADIGQAKALTEADVLALRRLAGLVEAGLLSEPMAVQVARSTGQTTARLADWQIDSFLEGLTEPPEPGMTRTEVTYPLVELLLPELEEFLVYVWRRQLAAATGRVVQAADDEEMVDRRLAVGFADLVGFTRLTRRLEEEELGELVEAFETTCADLVAAHSGRLIKTLGDEVLYAADDAGTAAEIALRLIETMTDDESMPALRVGIAFGTVTTRMGDVFGTTVNLASRLTSIAPKDALLVDGAFAEELIRTGDAPASEAEAAEEAVKAEKEGREVPTYRFALQPMWQRPVRGLGVVEPWLLTRRPS
- a CDS encoding enoyl-CoA hydratase/isomerase family protein encodes the protein MSESEQRFGEFVAVRKHEHGHVAELVLDRPKAMNAVSTEMARSIRAACDALAADREVRVGVVSSTSERAFCVGADLKERNSFSDADLSRQRPTTRGAYTGVLELPMPTVAAVHGFALGGGFELALSCDVIVADATAVVGLPEVSVGVIPGGGGTQLLPRRVGAARAAELVFTARRVEAAEARELGLVDVLAEDARTEALALAARMAANSPVGLRNAKKAMRLGHGLDLRAGLEVEDAAWRATAFSGDRAEGVAAFNEKRKPQWPGE
- a CDS encoding diguanylate cyclase domain-containing protein; amino-acid sequence: MAVDGRLRAVVALAQAMAAAQTPRESWRAAALGACGALAGSFAALSVWERERGRLRVLVNAGERASDEEEFPDSEAYPVNRFPEITEFLHERWAGGGEPEAWVETAAGPATSGHGYCHQRVAALRRRGRGCCVVAPIVLHGRAWGELYVARPESAAVFDRDDADFATVLASVVAAGIAQTERLEEVRKLAFTDPLTGLANRRAVDTRLDEALERHRSDGAVVSLVVCDVNGLKRVNDTQGHAVGDRLLERFGSVLSLCGAMLPGALAARLGGDEFCLVTVGPSADEVVEVAGQLCIRAKDLELGEGVACGVASTGDPIGEVRSARRLFRLADAAQYRAKAARSPMPVVAGRDGTVMRLADSPPRSAQDRRRFRDARPEESEEEPWSEP
- the hutH gene encoding histidine ammonia-lyase; its protein translation is MQTVVVGTSGTTADDVIAVARHGARVELSGEALAALAEARSIVDALAAKPEPVYGVSTGFGALATRHISPELRAQLQRNIVRSHAAGMGPRVEREVVRALMFLRLKTVCSGRTGVRPEVAQTMADVLNAGITPVVHEYGSLGCSGDLAPLSHCALALMGEGDAEGPDGTVRPADELLAEHGIAPVELREKEGLALLNGTDGMLGMLVMALADLDRLYKSADITAALTLEALLGTEKVLAPELHAIRPHPGQGASAANMLAVLKGSGLTGHFQEEEAPRVQDAYSVRCAPQVAGAGRDTMAHARLVADRELASAVDNPVVLPDGRVESNGNFHGAPVAYVLDFLAIAAADLGSIAERRTDRLLDKNRSHGLPPFLADDAGVDSGLMIAQYTQAALVSELKRLAVPASADSIPSSAMQEDHVSMGWSAARKLRTAVGNLGRIIAVELYAATRAIELRRHLTPAPASQAAIEALRAAGVQGPGPDRFLAPDLEAADAFVREGRLVAAVEPVTGPLA
- a CDS encoding LAETG motif-containing sortase-dependent surface protein, which translates into the protein MSVARRPLITATAAGTLLCGLWFVPSANATAERPAGERPAAASSGSVTQQAGQERLLLAETGTVDTTPYVIGGSVCLAVGAGFVALSTRREAPGAV
- a CDS encoding L,D-transpeptidase, whose amino-acid sequence is MEKRVMTDSKRRSGLKVASAVLGGVLVLSACNGGEDDKDAAAENTRTSQAQIDEAAAKEVSKARIAILPENGATNASINNAAKVTVTDGTLTEVTMTTKEGTPVEGTLAADGKSWKPDGQLERSTTYKISATAKDSAGLEAHENASFTTVSPANSFIGYFTPEDGSTVGVGMPVSIKFNKAIMDRKAVQSAITVSSSSGQEVVGHWFNSQRLDFRPDQYWAEGSTVTLKLALDGVEGAEGVYGVQEKTVTFKVGRNQVSTVDAATKTMTVTQDGKTIKTIPISAGSPENPTYNGQMVISEKFKETRMNGATVGFTDDDGKGEYDIKDVPHAMRLSTSGTFIHGNYWGPDSVFGSANTSHGCVGLNDVKGAGDAKQPAAWFYNNSLIGDVVIVKNSQDTTIKPDNGLNGWNMDWAQWKAGSAV